The window TGTGAATTACACAGTCATACTTTCCATAGCGACGGAAAACAAACACTCATGGAGCTTGCTATTGGTGCAAAGGCGCTTGGTTTCGAGTGTATCGCGCTGACCGATCACAATACCATGACAGGTTTAAATGATAAAGATGCTGTGGAACAGGAAACCGGAATTTCGATCATTTCCGGGATGGAATGGACAACCTTTTATGGCCATATGGTTACGTTAGGACTGACCCATTTTGCTGATTGGCGCCCGGTGGGCCCAGACGATATCCATAAAGGGATTGCTGATGTTCATAGGAGCGGGGGGATTGTCGGTATGGCACATCCTTATCGCATAGGAAGTCCAATTTGTACGGGCTGCTTCTGGGAATTCAATATTGAGGATTGGAACGATATGGACTATATCGAGGTTTGGTAAGGCACGTTCCCTTCGATTAAAACAGACAATGACCGCGCCTACCGATTGTGGACCGACAAGCTGAATGAAGGCTACCGGATTGCGGCCACGTCAGGGCGAGATTGGCATGCCCAAGTACAAACGGATGAACCGGTATCGGTGACATATCTCGACATCGATGACGGGGAAGAGACGGTGACGAACTGAGCTGTGCGTGCACTTGCGGCTGGTAGAGTATCAGTAACTATGGGACCTTTGTTAATACTAGAAATACGGACCGATACTGCGTGCTACGGTGTCGGGGACGTCGTTCCTCGGCAGGGTCGCAGCCACATTTTTAAGGTCCATGTAAACATAGATTTTCATGTTCGGAAAGAGATTTGGGATTTTCAGGAACTCTATTATACGCTAAGATTGATAGGGAATAACGGTGTTTTAAGAGAGCAATTCGTTACTGGGGATCAGCCGAATTACGAGATCGAAATTCCTGGCGATGAACTTCTATGGATTCGGGCTGAGCTTAAAGGGTTAGTTCGTGGAGTTCACACATTGATCGCCCTTACAAATGCTATATATGTGGATCGATGAAAGGGAGTGTTTGTAGCATGGCTAATCGATTTCCGCTCATAACTGCTCACTGCGGCAGCATGAACACGATTGATCATACGCTTGATTCTGTGGAAACGGGGCTTAGGTTCGGTGCAGATGTGGTGGAGGAGGACGTTAGAGTCACGAAGGACGGCATTCCGGTTCTAGCTCATAATGATGAATGGGTTACTGTTGATGGGTTGAAATTGTCCATTTCGCAAATGACCTTTGAAGAATTAAGAGAGCTTCAGTACGAGGTCACTCACGGGGAACATCGTGAAACGATTCAAATCTGCAGACTGGAAGATATGCTGCCGCTTATCCAAGCTTCGGGCAAAGTCGTGAACTTGGATTTGAAAGTGGACGAGAGTATCGAACCTATCGCTGCTTTGGTGAAGAAATACGGTATGTTAGAGCAAGCTTTTCTATCCGGCTGTGAGATGGATCGTGCGATGCTAGCAGAGAGATCGAACCCCGAAATGCGGAAACTGCTGAATACCAACCACGACCTGTTTAGAATACTTCCCTATAGAGATGCTATGGTAAAAACCTGCGAGGAAGCACTTGCAGCCTCCTGCTTTGGCATCAACATCCATTACAGCATCGTGCGCCAAGAGTTAATGGATTACACAACATCCCTAGGGCTCCCGGTTTATGTATGGACTGTGAATGAAGAAGAGTTAATGCGTCAATATGCAGATTTAGGCGTTGCATCTATAACCACACGAAATGTTGCAGCTCTGGTGCAATTGAAGCAAAAAATGCGTGGTGAGCGTTCATGATTGAAATCTACGCCCATGAATTCAATCTTGCTAGTGAGACACTTGCGGCCAAAATGCTGAGCGGTGAAGTTAAAGCGGGAAGCGCCTATTATCAAGCCGTCCTTCCTTTATTGGAGCTGCTCCAGCAGGTTTGCCCTGAGCAATCCGAATACTCCGCCTAGCGGGCGGAATATTTCCATCTCGATGGAAATTTACGGCCCCTGCTTTTCAAATCTCTATGGGTAAATGCTATTATATATACAGAGGGGCTGCTGTACAATTTCCATCCGAAAATGGAATGGCCGCAACGCTTTCAGCGCATTTAAATCAAGCCTCTATGGGAGATACGATGAGAATTCAACTTAAAACAAACCTTTGTCAACTTTTTAATATTCGTTATCCGATCTTCCTCGCGGGCATGGCGGGTGGCCCTGGAACAGTTGAGTTGGCGGCAGCTGTCTCTAATGCTGGCGGACTTGGGACGCTGGGAGCTGCCTATATGGAGCCTAGTGCAATCCGCAAGGCAATTCGGGAGATCCGTGAGCTAACGGATGCGCCATTTGGGGTGAATTTATTTTCAATTCAAATGACTGACAATAATGAAAGAACGAAGGAAGTGCAGCGAGAACTTAACCAGGTAAGAGACCATCTTGGCATAAGACAAGCAGGTGAGGAGCTCGTGGTAACTCCGGACCATTTTGAGGAACAGTTTGCAGTAGTGTTGGAAGAAAAAGTGCCAGTCATTAGTACGGCATTTGGTGTTCTTCCTGAACCCCTAATGCGACAAGCTAAATCGGCTGGCATGCGAATTATCACCATGGTGACCACGGTTAATGAAGCTATCTTGGCCGAGCAGTCCGGTTGTGATGCTATAGTTGCACAAGGAAGCGAAGCGGGGGGGCACCGGGGAACATTCGACATTTCGAATCATCCTATGGGTGCAAACATCGGCACGTTTGCGCTGGTACCGCAAATTGTGGATTGTGTTCAGATTCCAGTCGTTGCCGCTGGAGGAATTATGGATGGTCGTGGGCTTGTCGCCGCCATCGTTCTTGGTGCGCAAGGTGTACAGATGGGAACGCGTTTTTTGACTGCGATTGAATCCGGTGCTCACGTCTCCTACCAGGATGCATTATTGCATAGCACCGAAGAGAGTACTGTCATTACCAAGGTGTTCTCAGGTCGTCCAGCAAGAGGGGTAATCAACCAATTCATCAGACAATGGGATGCAAGTGGCGTAGAGCCACTTCCTTTTCCTACGCAAAATACCGCTACACGGGATATTAGGAATGCTGCCGCTAGTCAAAGCAATACTGACTATATGTCCTTGTGGGCAGGACAAGGTACAAGAATGCTTACGTCTGGACAAAAAGCGGAGCATATCGTTGCTGAAACGATCCAACAGGCGATGTCCCTATTGTCGATCGAAAGTGAAGAGAATACCCAATAGTAGGTTGAAATGGTAGACGAAAAACGGAGCCACGCATAAATTGCGGGCTCCGTTTTCTAATTATCCTTATTTATGAATCCAAACTAATCCAGCAGAATTATCTTTCGCTTCGCCAACGACTTTGAATTTCAATCCATAATTCGGTACAAGGCGTCCGGCGTCTGGAATTAATGAGTTCATATAGCTCTTGGAATCTGAGAATTCCTCAACACCTTGCAAGGATTTATAATTGTACTCGCCTCTGGTTGGGTTGTTGATGTACCATGAAGGCGTCTTGTCCAAGGAGAAGGCAGCATCCGCAACTTGATAACGTGTCGTTTGCGCGACGGAATCCTGTCCATCCTTTTGGAATACTAAAGCGTCAGAATGAGAATCGACTACGCCAAGGAATCCTTGACCTGGATGGATACCGACCCAGTTGTCTAGATAACTGTCATCTGCATACCAAACGAGAAGTCCGGTATTATATTTGACACCACGGCTGTAGGCAAGAGCTTTATCGGCTCCAGTGTAGTTTCTCCATTCCAGATAGTAATAGTGCTTCTTCAGTTCCATACCATTCGATACTACGAAGCCGTCCAAGCTAAATTGAGAAGCGCCTTCGGCATCGTCTGAGAATACAACTTGACCATTTACGGTTAATTTCGCATTATCCATGGCAAAACCATCTAATGCTAGTCCTCCATCCGTGACGTAGTCAAAGTGGAGGGTCACTTTTTTGCCGGCGAATTGGCTTAAATCATAGGACTTGTCTACCCAAGCTCCGTTTGTAGATTCTGCCCGTGCGTCGCCGTTCGTATCATTGTCACCAATGACATCGAGGGTAACTTGTTCATTATAGGTCGCTGCTGTAACAGTTAAGTAATCATAGTCAAACTCGACATCATACAGGGTTTTAAAATCAAATGCAGCCGTTTGCGCTTGGGTTAAATCAAACTCAGGAGTTGAAAGTGTTGTATGAAGGTTATCGCCTTTTGTACTGTAATAATAGCGTGCACCGAATGCGGGTTGAATACCAGGAACGGCTTTATCCGGCAAATTGACTTTAACAATACCTGGGTTTTTCGACTTCGTTACACTTTGGTCAATGATGGCAGCCGTACCTAACTTCGTAATGTCTGCGGCATCTATTTCACTTATATTTGCCCAGTTTCCGCCCATTGTTTTCTGGAAAAACTCTTTATTTTGAGGAGAAAAAGAGCTAGGTGTAGTACCGGCGATTTTACCGTTCCAGCTACCGCCGCTCATGATGGACCAAGAAGCAACGGGCTCACCTTGTCCGGTATACTGGGTATCGTACTCATCTGGCAGTCCTAAGTCATGACCGAATTCGTGAGCAAAAACACCTACTGCACCATCTTCAGGCTGAATGGTATAGTCATAAGCTGCCATACGGCCACCCCAATAGTCGACCTCCGCAGTTGTGCCAGCAATAGGATACACACCATTTAGAGTCCAACGGTGAGACCAAATGGCATTATCGCCTAATTGTCCGCCGCCAGCTTCTTGACCCGTACCCGCATGAATAATCATAAGGTGGTCAACCAGACCATCGGGTTCGTTTTGATCGCCATCCCCATCTAAATCATATAAATCAAACTCGTCGTAATCAGCCAGATTAAGGCCCGTTGCTACTGCCGCATTCAGAGCGTCCTTCACAAGATCACGAGGACCCTTAGGGTTTAAGTTATCATGACCGCCAGCAGGGTTATCATCTCCGTACTGAACAGCTTGACCAGGAACGGTTAACCATTCGGATACGTATCCGTCTACGGTATAACTGCCACCGGACTGTTCTTCATAGTACTGTTTAAAGGTTTGGATCTTAGAACCATCAAATAAGGTGAAATCTGTATCTCCAAACATAAGCTTCTGATAATGATCACGGTTGAAATCGTTTGCGTACATGTAACCAGGCTCTTGTATGACGTTGTTGTGTTTGAAGTCGGAAAATTCAGTTAAAAGAACGAGTACTTTATCTTCACGAACTGGACCGTTGTATTGATCCTGTTTGGCTTCTAGAACGGGCATGCCATTTGGATTCCCTTTTTTGAAGTTCTCTTGGCCTTTGTTCAGTTGAGAAAATAACTTCGTTTTCTGCTTCTCTATAAAATCCTTTGACTTTTTGTCTATTTCATCATGCTGTGTGTCTTCTTTTGATTTAACACTTTTATTGTTTTTAGCTGATACGTATGATTTGACGGCTTGGGCTATCTGTTCAGGCGTAGCACTTTTGCTTAACAGCCCTCTGTCCATCAACCCTTTTGCCAAACGCTCATCGTTTACAATATTAAAATCTACCGGCGGTGCTTCAAGTACCTCTGAGTAGTCGGATCCTGCTGCGAATGCAGATGATGTTGTGAAAAGTCCTGCTGTTAAACTCGTTGCTAGTAAAAATCTAGTGATTTTCAAGGTGCTTTTTTTCAAAATGAAACCTCCCATAATAGAGTATGAAACCAACCTATTAATTTAACCATTGGTATATTAAAATTTATAATAGTTTGACTATTCTAGTAAGTGCTTTTAGTCCTGCGTAGTTTGACCCATATATTTCCTATTTCGACTATTTCCTTGATTTTTCGTGGCATTTTGATATGACAAAAGTGCGCATTCGACACCGTCATTTTGTTCTCTATTATTTTCAACTAGACTTAGGGGGGAATAAAGACGAATTTGTCCATCTTTACTAGGCATTATATGAAGTAAGTTGTATAACCTACAACAATTTAGCTGGTTTCTTCTCACCAAAGCTATTGATGTTGTATTCTGTGCAACCGTTTTAGCCGCATTCTCATTCTATAGAGCTGTTTGAGGAGAATTGTTGTATTTATAGCAACAATCGCTTGGGATATGTGAAAATTATTATCCTAATATTGTATAAATTACAACAATCTGCAAATGATCAAGGCGAATAACAAAAGTACAAAAAATAGCAATTCATAGGAGTTAGTGGGCAAAAATGTGGCTTCTTGTGGATTAAAACAAATAAAACACGAAAATTCACTTGTAAGCGCTTAGAAAAGTGTTGACAATGAAGCTTTTGTTGGTATTATAAATGTATAGGCTTCAAAAAGCCACATTGCAAACGCTTTATATTGTGGGATTGTCGATATACAATGTGGCATTGGTTGTCTAACTATTTAATTAGGGGGAATGAAACCGTATGAAGAGAGCAAATAAATCCATGTTGGTTCTACTCAGCACAGCGCTCAGCACCGGATTAGTGTTGACTGCATGCAGCACGGATAAAACGGCAAGTCCAAGTGCAACTGCTGGTACTGGTGCAAGTCCAGCTGCAAGTGCCGCGGTAGAGAAACCAAAGGGTAAAGTTACACTGGATTTTTGGACTCATTGGGGTTCTACAACGCGTCGTCCTATTATTGAGAAAATTATTAGTGATTTTAATGGCTCTCAGGACCGCATTACCGTGAAACATACGTTCTTACCTTATGGAGATGGTTGGACGAAGGAACTGGCAGCCATTGCTGCAGGTAATCCGCCCGATGTCATCATTCATGATATTAGCCAGGTTGCCCAACGTGCCAGCAAGAAGCAAGTAACGAATCTTGCGCCTTACTTGGCGAAGGATAACATTAAAGATCGATTTTTCCCGCACTTATTAAATGCGATGCAATATAAAAACGAAGTATATGCGTTGCCTTTTGTAACCGATACTCGCGTATTATTCTACAACAAAGCCGTTTTTAAAGAAGCAGGACTCGATCCAGAGAAACCGCCAAAAACATGGGCTGAGTTGGAAGAGTATTCCAAAAAAATTGATAAAATCAACAACGGTAAAATTGAGCGCTTAGGCTACCATCCTCGTTTGGCAGGAGGGCAAGATGTTTTCCTGAACAATGCCGATGGCGGAAGACCTTGGCTTGATGACAAGGGTATTTATATCAACTCACCAGCCCGAATTGCTGCACTCGAATGGTATAACAGCTGGGATGCCCGTTTAGGCAAAAAGGAAGTTGACGCATTCAAGGCTAGCTTTGGCAGCAAAACAAATGACCCGCTTATCTCTGGTAAATTAGCTATGAAAATTGATGCGGGCACATTCTGGACTCAAATCCGTGACTTTGCTGCTAAGAAAGAAGACTATGGTATTGCTGCAGTGCCTGAATACAAAGCAGGCAGCGGAAACTGGAGCGTCGGTGGAGGCTTTACCATTGAAATTCCGTTTGGCGCTAAACATCCGGATGAAAGCTGGGAGTTCTTGAAGTATATGACGGATGTTGATGCACAGAAATATTGGGCACAATACAACTTCGATAACGTATCCAATATTAAAGCATCTAACGATCCAGATCTGATCAAGGATCCAGTCTACAAGTTTACAGTAGATAACTTAAAAAGTACTGTGCTTGCGCCAGTGCCTGTAACAGCACCTGATTTTGCAAACCTGCTTAATCCACAAATTGATGAGGCGATTCTAGGGAAGCAAAGCCCGAAAGAAGCCTTGGATAAAGCTCAGAAAGCGATTGAAGATTTAGTTAAGCAAAATACAAAGTAAGCTTTAGATCATAAGGGTGGAGTCGTAGTGTATTACTGCTCCACCCTTTTTTCATAAGCAGAAGCTTTAATGGTCAGTTGTAAAGAAATGTTAAGGAGGGACACATGTGAATCCCCAAGTGAATAAGGTTATCCATCCGAAAAAGAGAAGAAAGTGGTCTTTGGATAAGAAAGAGGCGCTAGAAGGCTATGG is drawn from Paenibacillus sp. V4I7 and contains these coding sequences:
- a CDS encoding CehA/McbA family metallohydrolase gives rise to the protein MPWIACELHSHTFHSDGKQTLMELAIGAKALGFECIALTDHNTMTGLNDKDAVEQETGISIISGMEWTTFYGHMVTLGLTHFADWRPVGPDDIHKGIADVHRSGGIVGMAHPYRIGSPICTGCFWEFNIEDWNDMDYIEVW
- a CDS encoding glycerophosphodiester phosphodiesterase, with the protein product MANRFPLITAHCGSMNTIDHTLDSVETGLRFGADVVEEDVRVTKDGIPVLAHNDEWVTVDGLKLSISQMTFEELRELQYEVTHGEHRETIQICRLEDMLPLIQASGKVVNLDLKVDESIEPIAALVKKYGMLEQAFLSGCEMDRAMLAERSNPEMRKLLNTNHDLFRILPYRDAMVKTCEEALAASCFGINIHYSIVRQELMDYTTSLGLPVYVWTVNEEELMRQYADLGVASITTRNVAALVQLKQKMRGERS
- a CDS encoding nitronate monooxygenase family protein: MRIQLKTNLCQLFNIRYPIFLAGMAGGPGTVELAAAVSNAGGLGTLGAAYMEPSAIRKAIREIRELTDAPFGVNLFSIQMTDNNERTKEVQRELNQVRDHLGIRQAGEELVVTPDHFEEQFAVVLEEKVPVISTAFGVLPEPLMRQAKSAGMRIITMVTTVNEAILAEQSGCDAIVAQGSEAGGHRGTFDISNHPMGANIGTFALVPQIVDCVQIPVVAAGGIMDGRGLVAAIVLGAQGVQMGTRFLTAIESGAHVSYQDALLHSTEESTVITKVFSGRPARGVINQFIRQWDASGVEPLPFPTQNTATRDIRNAAASQSNTDYMSLWAGQGTRMLTSGQKAEHIVAETIQQAMSLLSIESEENTQ
- a CDS encoding immune inhibitor A domain-containing protein — translated: MKKSTLKITRFLLATSLTAGLFTTSSAFAAGSDYSEVLEAPPVDFNIVNDERLAKGLMDRGLLSKSATPEQIAQAVKSYVSAKNNKSVKSKEDTQHDEIDKKSKDFIEKQKTKLFSQLNKGQENFKKGNPNGMPVLEAKQDQYNGPVREDKVLVLLTEFSDFKHNNVIQEPGYMYANDFNRDHYQKLMFGDTDFTLFDGSKIQTFKQYYEEQSGGSYTVDGYVSEWLTVPGQAVQYGDDNPAGGHDNLNPKGPRDLVKDALNAAVATGLNLADYDEFDLYDLDGDGDQNEPDGLVDHLMIIHAGTGQEAGGGQLGDNAIWSHRWTLNGVYPIAGTTAEVDYWGGRMAAYDYTIQPEDGAVGVFAHEFGHDLGLPDEYDTQYTGQGEPVASWSIMSGGSWNGKIAGTTPSSFSPQNKEFFQKTMGGNWANISEIDAADITKLGTAAIIDQSVTKSKNPGIVKVNLPDKAVPGIQPAFGARYYYSTKGDNLHTTLSTPEFDLTQAQTAAFDFKTLYDVEFDYDYLTVTAATYNEQVTLDVIGDNDTNGDARAESTNGAWVDKSYDLSQFAGKKVTLHFDYVTDGGLALDGFAMDNAKLTVNGQVVFSDDAEGASQFSLDGFVVSNGMELKKHYYYLEWRNYTGADKALAYSRGVKYNTGLLVWYADDSYLDNWVGIHPGQGFLGVVDSHSDALVFQKDGQDSVAQTTRYQVADAAFSLDKTPSWYINNPTRGEYNYKSLQGVEEFSDSKSYMNSLIPDAGRLVPNYGLKFKVVGEAKDNSAGLVWIHK
- a CDS encoding ABC transporter substrate-binding protein yields the protein MKRANKSMLVLLSTALSTGLVLTACSTDKTASPSATAGTGASPAASAAVEKPKGKVTLDFWTHWGSTTRRPIIEKIISDFNGSQDRITVKHTFLPYGDGWTKELAAIAAGNPPDVIIHDISQVAQRASKKQVTNLAPYLAKDNIKDRFFPHLLNAMQYKNEVYALPFVTDTRVLFYNKAVFKEAGLDPEKPPKTWAELEEYSKKIDKINNGKIERLGYHPRLAGGQDVFLNNADGGRPWLDDKGIYINSPARIAALEWYNSWDARLGKKEVDAFKASFGSKTNDPLISGKLAMKIDAGTFWTQIRDFAAKKEDYGIAAVPEYKAGSGNWSVGGGFTIEIPFGAKHPDESWEFLKYMTDVDAQKYWAQYNFDNVSNIKASNDPDLIKDPVYKFTVDNLKSTVLAPVPVTAPDFANLLNPQIDEAILGKQSPKEALDKAQKAIEDLVKQNTK